The genomic window GGCGTAAGGGCTGCCGTCCTGCATCAAGGCCTCAAACGGATTGCCGCCAATGTATTTGGAGGGCCATGCATCGTCGATGCAGGGGTGCAGGTTGTAGAACCCCAGGCTGGGGCCATCTATGAGCCGCTTGCCGATGCGCTGGCCAAACGTTCCCATCACGCAGAGGTCTGGCTTCCAGGTGTTCTCGAAGACGCCGTAAAACGGCTCAGCGTTCACCCGCCCGCGGTACACATCGATGCCGTGTTGGCGCGCGCGGGCCGCCACCATGTCTTCTTCGTAGGCGGTGTGCGGATACTGCCAAACGCGTTTGTCGGCGGAGATGAAGTTCTCTGCCGGGTTGTCCGTTGCCACACCCACCACGGTTACCAGCTCGCTGATGGGGCCTAGCAAGAGTTCGTTGAGCAGATAGAAGCCCCTGTAAAAACTGCCGAAGACAGCTACCCGCGTTTTGGTTTGGCTAAGCTTCACGGTCGGCGAAGTGGTGGGCACGGGGTATCCAAGGGTAGGTGGCCAAATGCAAGTGAACGCAGGAGACCAGGGCCGTGCCGTCTGGTGGGCTCTCCTTACAAATAGTAAGGAAATGTACAGGGCGTGTCAACGCGGAACATGCGGCTGGATGCTCAGAACATCACCGACTGGTGTGCACCGGCCCCATGGAAGGGGCGGGCGAAGTGGCACCCTAGAATAGGCGCACCCTCCGTCCTGTCTATCAAAACCATCACATGCACATCATCGTCGTCGGGACAGGAAAGCTGGCCACTGAGCTGCTCAGTTCGCTCAAAGTGGACAGTGAGAGTCTGGTCACATCGTGGGACAACAGAACCCAACGCGCGGAAAAGTCAGTGGTCATCCATGCTGGCTCTGGTAGAGAGCTCCGTGCGGTTACCGCCTTCTGTGCGGCCTCGCAGTCGCCGCTCGTCGAGCTGTCCACGGGTTCTGAGTTGGAGTCCACGCAGCACACTTTTCCGGTCGTCGTGTGTCCCAACACCAACATCCTGATGCTGAAGGTCATGGGTATGTTGGCAAAAAGTGGGCACCAGTTTCGCAGCTACGACATCCAGCTCACAGAGTCACACCAGGCGAGTAAATCGTCGGTGCCAGGCACAGCCGTCAGCATGGCGCGTGCGCTGGGTATGAACGACAGTGACGTTCGCTCCGTACGAGAGGTAGATGTCCAACGCGCGGAGCTGCAGATTCCTGAAATCCACCTGGCGCGCCACGCGTACCACCAGATTCGCATCAGAGACGGTGCGTGCAGCCTGCTGCTGGAAACACGGGTGTACGGTGAGTCAGCCTACGCAGACGGTGTGGCCCGCATCGTTGCTGCTGTGAAGGCCCACACGCTGGAGAACCGCACCTATTCCGTCATGGAGTTTGTGGACCTGGGCTGGCTCTGAATTCCTGCTACTCCGTTTTATTCTTTACAAACAACCTGCCACGCCCATGTCCTCTACTGATCACATTTCCACCCGCGCCACCTCCGAAGCCCAAGCCTGGCAGGCGCTCAAAACCCTGGGCGATGCCGCACTGGCGCAGGGTGGCCTACAAGCGGTGTTGCAGATGTTTGTGGGCACGCTCACCGGTGCCGAAGAAGTGGCACGCGTGAGTGAAGAGGCAGGCCACCCCGAGACGTTGACACCCGAGGTGGTTGCACAGTGGATCAGCACCGACTACGTGCCCGGCATGCAGCAGGCCCTGGCCCAGACCCCAGGTGGCGCAGAGCAGCAGGGCACATGACAGGCTACACCCTGCCACCCACCACCGCACAAGACTACGCGCGCCAGGGCGCCGTGGTGCTGCGCGGTGTGCTCACAGCCGATGAAGTGGTCACTCTGGCGCGTGGCATAGAGCACAACCTGGCCCACCTGAGCCCGCTGGCCCTGGTGGCCAGCCAGCCGGACGACCCGGGCCGGTTCGTCGAAGACTTTTGCACCTGGCAGCACAACCCCGACTACGCCACGGTCATGCAACACAGCGCCTTGCCCCGCGTGGCCGCGCAGCTGATGCACAGCGACAGCGTGCGCATCTACCACGACCACCTGTTGGTCAAAGAACCCGGCACCCGCCAGGCCACACCCTGGCACCAGGACCAGCCTTACTACAACGTGACCGGGCGGCAGAACGTGAGCTTCTGGATTCCGGTGGACGCTGTGCCGCTGGTGAGCACGCTGCGTTTTGTGGCCGGCTCCCATGCCAACGGCACCTGGTACATGCCACGCACCTTCCGCGACCAGCAGGCCAGGTGGTTCCCGGAAGGCGCCTTGGCTGAACTGCCGCAGATAGACGCGCACCCGGAGCAGTTTGAACAACTGGGCTGGGCGCTGCAACCGGGTGACGCGGTGGCTTTCCACATGCTGACGCTGCATGCCAGCAGTGGCGTGGGGCCCACCAGCCGGAGGCGCGTGTTCTCCGCCCGCTACCTGGGCGACGACGCCCGCCACGCGGTGCGCAGCTGGCGCACATCACCCCCCTTCACCGGCCTGGCCGAGCGTCTGCAGGATGGGGCGGTG from Rhodoferax sp. AJA081-3 includes these protein-coding regions:
- a CDS encoding formyltransferase family protein, coding for MKLSQTKTRVAVFGSFYRGFYLLNELLLGPISELVTVVGVATDNPAENFISADKRVWQYPHTAYEEDMVAARARQHGIDVYRGRVNAEPFYGVFENTWKPDLCVMGTFGQRIGKRLIDGPSLGFYNLHPCIDDAWPSKYIGGNPFEALMQDGSPYACVVMHAIDEGFDTGPFVARTGRIELPDETTVTDMHKITAYPAAQLASRELRRIITTGQPRHA
- a CDS encoding dihydrodipicolinate reductase C-terminal domain-containing protein, producing the protein MHIIVVGTGKLATELLSSLKVDSESLVTSWDNRTQRAEKSVVIHAGSGRELRAVTAFCAASQSPLVELSTGSELESTQHTFPVVVCPNTNILMLKVMGMLAKSGHQFRSYDIQLTESHQASKSSVPGTAVSMARALGMNDSDVRSVREVDVQRAELQIPEIHLARHAYHQIRIRDGACSLLLETRVYGESAYADGVARIVAAVKAHTLENRTYSVMEFVDLGWL
- a CDS encoding phytanoyl-CoA dioxygenase family protein, which codes for MTGYTLPPTTAQDYARQGAVVLRGVLTADEVVTLARGIEHNLAHLSPLALVASQPDDPGRFVEDFCTWQHNPDYATVMQHSALPRVAAQLMHSDSVRIYHDHLLVKEPGTRQATPWHQDQPYYNVTGRQNVSFWIPVDAVPLVSTLRFVAGSHANGTWYMPRTFRDQQARWFPEGALAELPQIDAHPEQFEQLGWALQPGDAVAFHMLTLHASSGVGPTSRRRVFSARYLGDDARHAVRSWRTSPPFTGLAERLQDGAVMGDALFPLVTIK